The Pleomorphomonas sp. T1.2MG-36 sequence TCGGTCGAGATGATCCGACCGATTTTTTCGTAGGTCGAATTGTCGTCGAGCTTGATCGTGACCTTGGGGCCTTCCTTGCCCGCCGACACCCCCTCGCGTTCGATCGCCTGCCGCATGTGGCTCATGCTGGTGCTCGAAGCGCTGAGGTCGACGTAAATCGGGTCGATCTGGCGGATGGTGGCAAGCGCGGTGGCCTGCCCCGCCGTGACGAGGGCGCCTTCGGTCACGGATGAGCGACCGATCAGTCCGGAGATCGGCGCCTTCACTTCGGTATAGCCGAGATTGATCTCGGCGGTGCGAACGGCCGAGGCGGCAGCCGCAGTGGCGGCCTTGGCCTGCAAGAGCGCAGAGCGGGCCTCATCTATGTCCTGCTTGGACACACCGTTGACGTTGGCAAGCTCCTGGTAGCGATCGAACTTGGCCTGGGCGCTCGGCACACTCGCCTCAGCGCGTTCGAGGTCTGCCTTGGCGGCATCGAGCGTCGCCTGATACGAACGGGCATCGATCCGATAGAGCACGTCGCCGGCATTCACCCGCGAGCCTTCCTCGAACACGCGCTTTTCGATGATGCCACCGACCTGCGGCCGAATCTCCGCCACCGCCGACGCTGCCGTTCGACCGGCTACTTCCTCGACGATCGGCGCCGAGGCGGGATGGACGACGATGAACCCGACCTCCGGGGTCGGCATCTGCATTCCCGGCGGCATTCCGCCGGGCGCACCGGCCGGCGCGCCGCCACTCTTGGCACCCAGCATGTCGCCGGCCTTATGCAGCACGGCGCCCACCTGCTCGCAGCCGGAGACCAGCGGCAACGCAAGGCCGAGCAGCAACGCGCCCCCGGCCAGCTTCTTGAGGTTCGTCACTTCTTCTCTCCGGATACGGAAGGCATTGTCTTTTGAGGATCGGTATTGGCGAGGGCGACGAAATTGTCCGGCCGGTTCCACCAGCCGCCACC is a genomic window containing:
- a CDS encoding efflux RND transporter periplasmic adaptor subunit, encoding MTNLKKLAGGALLLGLALPLVSGCEQVGAVLHKAGDMLGAKSGGAPAGAPGGMPPGMQMPTPEVGFIVVHPASAPIVEEVAGRTAASAVAEIRPQVGGIIEKRVFEEGSRVNAGDVLYRIDARSYQATLDAAKADLERAEASVPSAQAKFDRYQELANVNGVSKQDIDEARSALLQAKAATAAAASAVRTAEINLGYTEVKAPISGLIGRSSVTEGALVTAGQATALATIRQIDPIYVDLSASSTSMSHMRQAIEREGVSAGKEGPKVTIKLDDNSTYEKIGRIISTEANVDETTDTVTLRSSFANPKLELLPGMYVRAAVEIGTEENIYLLPQRAVSRNVTGQATAYFLTPDNKVEARMLTADRPHGFNWVVETGISDGDRLIVEGVQKIRPGMEVKFAEVQLGADGLVKPAAPAAAPAKAP